In Microbulbifer elongatus, the DNA window CACCAAAGTGCTGCTGGCCGCGACGGTTGTAGACACTGGCGGGGACCGAAGCCCCCGGCTCGATAAACACGGTTTCGGTCTGCTGGAATTCACTGGCAATGGCCTTCCTGGCCACCTCATCCAGAGTGTATCCCGCCAGGTTGACTACCGGGATCTGCGTGCCCTGAAAAGGTGCATCCGCAAAAACATCCAACAGGGTGTATTCAATCGCCATCAATCCATTCCTTTTTATTGTTGCCTTCCCTGACTATGCGCCACCGGACAATTTTTGCAAGCGTCCAGCAGACAAAGAGCGGTGTTTAAAATGCAATATCCGGCGGCGGCGCCACCCGCAGCACTTCCTGCACGGTGGTGATTCCCGCGGCCACTTTTCGCGCACCGGATAAACGCAGACTGTTCATACCCTCGCGCATACCCTGACGCCGCACCTGTTGCAGGTCGCAGTCGTGGGTGACCAGGGTCTGTATTCCCTCGCTGAACGGCAGGATTTCGTAAATACCCTGACGGCCGCGGTAGCCGGTATTGCGGCAATCGAGACAGCCCTCCGGCTGATACACCACTTCCGGCTTTGGCGCCTTCCAGGGTTTCACCAGCGCCTGCCAATCCTCGTCGCTCACTTCCGCCTTGCGCTTGCAGCTGGGGCAGAGGGTGCGCACTAGGCGCTGGGCCATCACCCCCAGTACCGTGGACTTCAACAGGTAGTGGGGAAGCCCCAGGTCCAGCAGGCGGGTCACTGCCGTAGGCGCGTCATTGGTGTGCAGGGTGGAGATCACCAGGTGGCCGGTGAGTGCCGCCTGCACCGCCATCTGCGCGGTCTCCAGGTCACGGATTTCCCCCACCATAATAATGTCCGGGTCCTGACGCATGAGGGTGCGGATACCGGCGGCGAAGTCCAGACCGATACTGTGGTGTACCTGGGTCTGGTTGAAGCTGTCTTCCACCATCTCGATAGGGTCTTCGATGGTGGATACATTCACCTCGGTGGACGCCAGCTGTTTCAGCGCGGTGTACAGGGTGGTGGTCTTACCGGAACCGGTGGGGCCGGTCACCAGCACGATACCGTTGGGGCGGGACAGCATGGTCTGCCAGCGGGCCAGGTCGTCACCGGCCAGGCCCAGGTCGGTATAGGAGCGCGCCAGCACTTCCGGGTCGAAGATCCGCATCACCAGCTTTTCACCAAAAGCGGTGGGCAGGGTGGAAAGGCGCAGTTCCACCTCGCTGCCGTCCGGGCGCTTGGTCTTGATACGGCCGTCCTGGGGTTTGCGCTTCTCCGCCACGTTCATGCGACCGAGGATCTTCAGGCGGCTGGTAATGGCGGCGTTGACCTGATCCGGCAGCTCGTGGATCGGGTGCAGCACCCCGTCGATGCGGAAGCGGATACGGCCGATGTTCCTTCGCGGCTCGATGTGGATATCACTGGCGCGCTGGTCGAAGGCGTGCTGCAGCAACCAGTCGACAATATTGACGATGTGCTGGTCGTTGGCTTCCGGATCCTTGAGGTTGCCAAGCTCCAGTAACTGTTCAAAGTTGCCGGCACCGGAGCTGCCCTTGAGACCACTGGCGCCGGAGATGGAGTTGGCTAGGGAGTAGAATTCGGTACCGTAGCGCTTGATGTCGGCGGGATCCGCCACCACCCGCTGCACGGTGCGGCCGCTGGTGTGCTCCAGCTGCTCTTCCCAACCGGAGGTATAGGGCTGGGCGGTGGCCACCAGCAGCATCTCCTTGGAGGCTTCCACGCACAGGATCTGGTGGCGTTTGGCAAACTGGAAGCTCATCACTTCGGTGACTTCCGCCACATTCACCTTGAGCGGGTCGATATGATAGAGCCCGTGGGAGGAGGTATCCGCCAGCCATTGGGTGAGCGTCGCCGCATCCAGAATCCGGCCGGGCTTTTTTTGGTTGGGCAGTTCGCAGCTGGCAATGTAGGTAAGCGGGTGCATCTGCGCCTGTTCCGCGGTGCGCGGGGTGCCGATCAGGCGGTTGGCGTCCATACGCGCCACAAAGCCCTCACTCACCAGGTCTTCCAGCAACCCGGGCAGGTCGAGAACCCGGTCTGCCCCTCTTGTCCCAGTGCTTACAGCCATACCCTGTCACCCGTCTACGCTTTATTGTGAAGGCGCATTGTAGCTCTTATGGCGAGCCGCAACAGTGCGCCGGTTGTCCCCAATAGAAACGAAACCGTCACGTCACTGTGACCTGCGCACAGGTTGGGGTACCATGCCGCCCAATTCGGCCGCCGCCCGGGTCATCCGGCGGCTTTTCAACCAACTGTCAGGACCGGAAAAAGGAACAGACCATGCCCCTGTCCAATATCGCCAACCTGTTCGGCCGCTCGCCGATCAAGCCGATCAAGGAGCACATGGCGACTGCCCACGAGGCGTCAGCGGATCTGGTGCCCTTCTTTGACGCCCTTATGAAGGGCGACTACAGCACTGCCACTACCGTTCAGCAGCGTATCTCCGCCAGTGAGAACCGCGCCGACGACATCAAGAAAGACCTGCGCCTGCACCTGCCGGACAGCCTGTTTATGCCGGTCTCCCGCACCGACCTGCTGGAGCTGCTGCACGTGCAGGACAAGGTGGCCAACAAGGCCCAGGATATCGCCGGGCTGGCCACTGGTCGCCAGATGCAGATTCCCGAATCCATGCACGACATGATGGCCACCTTTGTGGAAAGCGCCGTGGCGGCCTCTGCCCAGGCCCT includes these proteins:
- a CDS encoding GspE/PulE family protein → MAVSTGTRGADRVLDLPGLLEDLVSEGFVARMDANRLIGTPRTAEQAQMHPLTYIASCELPNQKKPGRILDAATLTQWLADTSSHGLYHIDPLKVNVAEVTEVMSFQFAKRHQILCVEASKEMLLVATAQPYTSGWEEQLEHTSGRTVQRVVADPADIKRYGTEFYSLANSISGASGLKGSSGAGNFEQLLELGNLKDPEANDQHIVNIVDWLLQHAFDQRASDIHIEPRRNIGRIRFRIDGVLHPIHELPDQVNAAITSRLKILGRMNVAEKRKPQDGRIKTKRPDGSEVELRLSTLPTAFGEKLVMRIFDPEVLARSYTDLGLAGDDLARWQTMLSRPNGIVLVTGPTGSGKTTTLYTALKQLASTEVNVSTIEDPIEMVEDSFNQTQVHHSIGLDFAAGIRTLMRQDPDIIMVGEIRDLETAQMAVQAALTGHLVISTLHTNDAPTAVTRLLDLGLPHYLLKSTVLGVMAQRLVRTLCPSCKRKAEVSDEDWQALVKPWKAPKPEVVYQPEGCLDCRNTGYRGRQGIYEILPFSEGIQTLVTHDCDLQQVRRQGMREGMNSLRLSGARKVAAGITTVQEVLRVAPPPDIAF
- a CDS encoding TIGR00153 family protein, which encodes MPLSNIANLFGRSPIKPIKEHMATAHEASADLVPFFDALMKGDYSTATTVQQRISASENRADDIKKDLRLHLPDSLFMPVSRTDLLELLHVQDKVANKAQDIAGLATGRQMQIPESMHDMMATFVESAVAASAQALKAINELDELLETGFAGREVDITRRMTEELDDLERKSDELEVKVRAALFKIEKDLPPVDVIFLYRVIEWVGDLADEAHGVGNRLQLLLAR